Sequence from the Paenibacillus riograndensis SBR5 genome:
CGAGCAGGACAAGAAACTGGAACGAATCGGTGAAGAGGAAGCGAAGTCCATTGTCGTAACCAAAAATACTGTATATTATTCCCCTATCTCCTCCTCCACTCTCAAAAAAAGAGCCAAAATCTTGTTGGAAATATAACGTTGTGTGAGTTACAAGAGATAATCTGAAAGAAGTAGGTGAAGGCATGTCAATGAATCAACCGACATATGATGAGAGCCAGATTCAGGTACTGGAAGGGCTGGAGGCAGTTCGGAAACGTCCCGGCATGTACATCGGTTCTACCAGCGCCAAAGGTCTGCATCATTTGGTCTGGGAGGTTGTCGATAACAGTATCGATGAGGCGCTGGCAGGCTATTGCGACCGGATTCAAGTGAAGATTCATGAAGATAACAGTGTTACAGTAATTGATAATGGACGGGGTATCCCTGTCGGCGAGAATGTGAAGCTGAAGAAGTCGACGCTCGAAGTCGTCATGACGGTCCTTCATGCAGGGGGAAAATTCGGCGGCGGCGGATATAAAGTATCAGGCGGTTTGCACGGTGTAGGGATCTCCGTCGTAAATGCCTTGTCCGAGAAGGTTGTTGTGAACGTCAAGCGTGACGGCCACATCTACCAGCAGGAATATAGACGCGGTGCGCCGCAGTATGATATCAAGATCGTTGGGGATACCGATGAGACAGGGACAACCACAACCTTTCTTCCGGATCCGGAGATATTCACCGAAACGACAGTGTTTGAATATACGACATTGCTTACACGCATTCGCGAATTAGCCTTTCTTAACAAGGGCATTG
This genomic interval carries:
- the remB gene encoding extracellular matrix regulator RemB; the protein is MYIHLGGEKIIRSSELIAIFDISIEKSSKVSKQFIVHSEQDKKLERIGEEEAKSIVVTKNTVYYSPISSSTLKKRAKILLEI